A window of Ruminococcus champanellensis 18P13 = JCM 17042 contains these coding sequences:
- a CDS encoding KOW domain-containing RNA-binding protein: MELEVGTIVRAIAGRDADGYFVVTALDGEFVWIADGDRRKLDKPKHKRRKHLRRTCTVMDLNGITDKKLRTLLRSYGEQAG, translated from the coding sequence GTGGAACTGGAGGTTGGCACGATCGTTCGGGCGATTGCCGGGCGGGATGCGGACGGATATTTTGTTGTGACTGCATTGGACGGCGAGTTTGTATGGATCGCGGACGGCGACCGCAGAAAACTTGACAAGCCCAAGCACAAACGGCGGAAGCATCTGAGAAGGACCTGTACGGTCATGGATCTGAACGGGATCACCGATAAGAAGCTGAGAACCCTGTTGAGAAGTTACGGGGAACAGGCTGGCTGA